The following are encoded together in the Glycine soja cultivar W05 chromosome 5, ASM419377v2, whole genome shotgun sequence genome:
- the LOC114411126 gene encoding protein MAIN-LIKE 1-like → MRCEARWWIVAARAYLLHLVGCTFFANKSATYVHVVHLEAFRNLGQSGGYAWGVTALVHMYDQLDEASRTTTRQITGYLTLLQCVTDDAYQQTSPHAYR, encoded by the exons ATGAGATGTGAGGCCCGGTGGTGGATTGTGGCAGCTCGTGCTTATCTGCTGCACTTGGTTGGTTGCACtttttttgctaacaagagtgcaacatatGTTCATGTGGTGCACCTAGAGGCTTTTCGCAACCTGGGTCAGAGTGGTGGTTATGCCTGGGGAGTTAccgcgctggttcatatgtatgaccagttagatgaAGCTTCTAGGACCACTACACGACAGATTACGGGGTACCTGACTTTAttacag TGTGTCACAGATGATGCATACCAGCAGACGTCCCCACATGCTTACCGGTAg